A window from Rhizosphaericola mali encodes these proteins:
- a CDS encoding MBL fold metallo-hydrolase: MIQIFQHTFGPFQENTYLLANENKQTVIIDPGMYFPEENIVLQETLEKNQLQPTQLWLTHAHIDHVMGMKYIHDQFQLEPKLHKEDLVVLENAAASGARFGLKFNPYDGELHFVTDQDKLQLGEDEFSIFFVPGHSPGSIGFYNEKQKFIIGGDVLFKNSIGRTDLPGGDTQTLLNSIRTKLFTLPDDVVVYPGHGEPTTIGYEKTNNPFLK; this comes from the coding sequence ATGATACAAATATTCCAACATACCTTCGGACCATTTCAAGAAAATACATATTTGCTTGCAAACGAAAATAAACAAACAGTCATCATTGATCCAGGAATGTATTTCCCAGAAGAAAATATTGTCTTACAAGAAACGCTTGAAAAAAATCAATTGCAACCCACACAACTTTGGTTGACTCACGCACACATTGATCACGTAATGGGAATGAAATATATACATGATCAATTTCAATTGGAACCAAAATTACATAAAGAAGATCTTGTTGTTTTAGAAAATGCAGCGGCTTCAGGTGCTAGATTTGGATTAAAATTTAATCCTTACGACGGGGAGTTACATTTTGTAACCGACCAAGATAAATTGCAATTGGGAGAAGATGAATTTTCGATTTTTTTTGTGCCAGGACATAGTCCTGGAAGTATTGGTTTTTATAACGAAAAACAAAAATTTATCATCGGCGGCGATGTTTTATTTAAAAATAGCATAGGCCGTACAGATCTTCCTGGCGGCGACACACAAACATTGTTGAATAGTATTCGTACGAAATTATTTACACTTCCAGACGATGTCGTTGTTTATCCTGGCCACGGCGAACCCACTACGATTGGATACGAAAAAACAAATAATCCATTTTTGAAGTAA
- the rfaD gene encoding ADP-glyceromanno-heptose 6-epimerase, giving the protein MVDGKRIIVTGAAGFIGSCMVEYLNEKGYEDLILVDNFGEDEKRPNWSEKKFTEIVEKEFLFEWLTTHADVPLAAVIHMGANSSTTEFDYEVLKKWNVEYSQKLWDFCTANKIPYIYASSAATYGDGELGYDDNHEVIYQLKPLNPYGISKNEFDKWALEQSTTPTFWAGLKFFNVYGPNEQHKGRMASVISHAFHQIKENGKVKLFKSYKEGYADGQQLRDFVYVKDLVKVMFWMLDNSLLENPIPSGLYNVGTGHARSFYDLVDSTFKAMEIDTNIEFIEMPIDIRDKYQYFTEANMQKLHQAGYNVPFYELEDGVKDYVQNYLATAIQY; this is encoded by the coding sequence ATGGTAGACGGCAAAAGAATTATAGTGACAGGTGCAGCAGGTTTTATCGGTAGTTGCATGGTGGAATATCTTAATGAGAAAGGATACGAAGATTTGATATTGGTGGATAATTTCGGAGAAGATGAAAAACGACCCAATTGGTCTGAAAAGAAATTTACCGAAATTGTAGAAAAAGAATTCCTTTTCGAATGGTTGACTACACATGCAGACGTGCCTTTGGCAGCGGTAATTCACATGGGCGCAAATTCCAGTACAACAGAATTTGACTATGAAGTTTTGAAAAAATGGAATGTGGAATATTCGCAAAAATTATGGGATTTCTGTACGGCAAATAAAATTCCCTATATCTACGCGTCTTCTGCGGCTACTTATGGCGATGGTGAATTGGGATATGATGATAATCATGAAGTTATTTACCAATTGAAACCATTGAATCCTTATGGTATTTCCAAAAATGAATTTGACAAATGGGCGTTAGAACAATCCACTACTCCAACTTTTTGGGCGGGTTTGAAATTTTTTAATGTGTATGGTCCGAACGAACAACATAAAGGTCGTATGGCAAGTGTAATTTCTCACGCATTTCACCAAATTAAGGAAAATGGGAAAGTGAAATTATTCAAAAGCTATAAAGAAGGTTATGCAGATGGTCAACAACTACGTGATTTCGTTTATGTAAAAGATTTGGTCAAAGTTATGTTTTGGATGTTGGACAATAGTTTGTTAGAAAATCCGATTCCTTCTGGTTTGTACAATGTTGGAACCGGACACGCACGTAGTTTTTACGATTTAGTGGACTCGACATTTAAAGCAATGGAGATCGATACAAATATTGAATTTATCGAAATGCCGATCGATATCAGGGATAAATACCAATATTTTACAGAAGCCAATATGCAAAAATTACATCAAGCTGGTTACAACGTACCATTTTACGAATTGGAAGATGGTGTGAAAGACTATGTTCAAAATTATTTAGCAACTGCAATTCAATACTAA
- a CDS encoding (4Fe-4S)-binding protein, with amino-acid sequence MDVHEYSNEEMTIYWKPTVCIHSAVCVKTLPKVYNPREKPWIKIENATTKELMNQIEKCPSGALSYKLHQ; translated from the coding sequence ATGGATGTACATGAATATTCTAATGAAGAAATGACCATATATTGGAAACCAACGGTTTGTATCCACTCAGCGGTATGTGTGAAAACCTTACCAAAAGTATATAACCCAAGAGAAAAGCCTTGGATAAAAATTGAGAATGCAACAACAAAAGAATTAATGAATCAAATTGAAAAATGCCCTTCCGGTGCATTGAGTTATAAATTACATCAATAA
- a CDS encoding biotin--[acetyl-CoA-carboxylase] ligase, translating into MSLVPTKHSIGQIFLELKEVESTNNYAMAFANSEEATHGIAVFAHHQSAGKGQRGKAWKDHSGENIAISFIIDTSALSLQYQFQIIILSGLATYDLLYDYYDEMLKIKWPNDIYFGDKKAVGILTESLVKGNKWQWTVAGIGINVNQIDFEEVIQKKATSLKLLTGKDFDTVALAKQLCEKMETRWQQLNQLGFDYLLSIYNQLLYKKDEILSFRKRENGEIFEGKIQSAQKDGKLVIQVKEQLQFFNFGEIEFIIPSQL; encoded by the coding sequence TTGTCTTTAGTACCTACAAAACATTCCATTGGACAAATATTTCTTGAGCTTAAGGAGGTAGAAAGTACCAACAATTATGCCATGGCATTTGCCAATAGTGAAGAAGCTACACACGGAATCGCCGTATTTGCGCACCATCAAAGTGCAGGCAAAGGACAGCGGGGTAAAGCCTGGAAAGACCATTCAGGTGAAAACATTGCGATATCCTTTATTATAGATACCTCTGCGCTTTCCTTGCAATATCAATTTCAGATAATTATTTTATCTGGATTGGCCACTTATGATCTTTTATATGATTATTACGATGAAATGTTAAAAATTAAATGGCCTAATGATATCTATTTTGGTGACAAAAAGGCAGTAGGCATTTTAACGGAAAGTCTAGTAAAAGGTAATAAATGGCAGTGGACCGTTGCTGGAATTGGCATAAATGTAAATCAAATTGATTTTGAAGAGGTTATTCAAAAAAAAGCAACATCACTAAAATTACTCACAGGGAAAGATTTTGACACAGTTGCACTCGCCAAACAATTATGTGAAAAAATGGAAACACGTTGGCAACAATTAAATCAATTAGGGTTTGATTACTTGTTGTCCATTTATAATCAACTACTTTACAAAAAAGATGAAATTTTATCTTTTCGCAAAAGAGAAAACGGCGAGATTTTCGAAGGTAAAATCCAATCTGCACAGAAAGATGGTAAATTAGTTATCCAAGTAAAAGAACAATTACAATTTTTTAATTTTGGAGAAATAGAATTTATAATACCAAGTCAATTATGA
- a CDS encoding ATP-binding cassette domain-containing protein yields MSIIVEHLVKKYGTQTAVNDVSFQLKKGEVVGFLGPNGAGKSTTLKMITGYLQPDSGNVQVAGVDMLQNPIAAKRKIGYLPEANPLYLDMYVKEYLNFIAKVHQLDNIPNRIDQVVELVGLGPEKGKKLQQLSKGYKQRAGLAAALIHEPEVLILDEPTSGLDPNQIVEIRNVIKEQGKNKTVLFSSHILQEVEAVCSRILILNKGVLKTDQSIIEKMESADTQALIKISFKEIIEPQWLLRLPSVTTAEKDKKNVWHITTADLDVTRKELMALALNENFTIISMETGSLDLENTFREMTK; encoded by the coding sequence ATGTCTATTATAGTTGAACATTTAGTTAAAAAATACGGTACCCAAACGGCTGTCAATGATGTCAGTTTTCAATTGAAAAAAGGCGAAGTTGTTGGTTTTTTGGGACCAAATGGTGCGGGGAAAAGTACGACTTTGAAAATGATTACAGGTTATTTACAACCCGATAGCGGTAATGTCCAAGTTGCAGGAGTGGATATGTTGCAAAATCCAATTGCTGCTAAACGCAAAATTGGTTATTTGCCAGAGGCGAATCCTTTGTATTTGGATATGTATGTAAAAGAGTATTTGAATTTTATTGCCAAAGTGCATCAATTAGATAATATTCCAAATCGTATCGATCAAGTCGTTGAATTGGTAGGATTAGGTCCTGAAAAAGGTAAAAAATTACAACAATTATCCAAAGGTTATAAGCAACGCGCTGGCTTAGCGGCTGCATTGATACACGAGCCGGAAGTGTTGATTTTGGACGAGCCGACAAGTGGTTTGGATCCAAATCAAATAGTTGAAATAAGAAATGTAATCAAGGAGCAAGGCAAGAATAAAACGGTGCTTTTTTCTTCGCATATATTACAAGAAGTAGAAGCGGTTTGTTCGCGTATTTTGATATTGAATAAAGGTGTTTTGAAAACGGATCAATCTATTATAGAAAAGATGGAAAGTGCAGATACACAAGCTTTGATAAAGATTTCATTCAAAGAAATTATAGAGCCACAATGGTTGTTGCGACTGCCATCTGTAACGACAGCAGAAAAGGATAAAAAGAACGTGTGGCATATTACAACAGCGGATTTGGATGTGACGAGAAAAGAGTTGATGGCATTGGCACTCAATGAAAATTTTACCATTATTTCTATGGAAACAGGTAGCTTGGATTTGGAAAATACCTTCCGAGAAATGACAAAATAA
- a CDS encoding tyrosine-type recombinase/integrase, with translation MDFSKISLTFGMHREKEVIWLAFEYNKDLINEIKQLLPTAKWSSTQKKWHVPDDNAVRDLLHLPMKEYMGKRVMPRLSFNNQAQLQRMMDELRLRAYGEPTIRTYSVEVAQLMYLLKEFPIQNLTSERLRAYLLYCFEVEGISVNQMHSRLNALKFYFEKVLGRDKFFMEIPRPQKPSSLPKVFSEKDIERLFEVIDNQKHRLMLQLCYGMGLRVSEVVRLKIADIDSGRMLVFINNGKGKKDRYVPLPESILDDLRSYYREYKPNIYLFEGANRGQYAIRSVQGVFHTAKEKAKIRKKVGIHGLRHSYATHLLEYGTDMSFIQKLLGHNNIKTTEVYAKVSNTHLAKVKSPLDRMKKS, from the coding sequence ATGGATTTTTCTAAAATCTCCCTAACCTTCGGAATGCACCGAGAAAAAGAAGTGATTTGGCTTGCTTTTGAGTATAACAAAGATTTGATTAATGAAATCAAACAACTATTGCCAACTGCAAAATGGAGTAGTACTCAAAAGAAATGGCATGTTCCTGATGATAATGCGGTGAGAGATTTATTGCACTTGCCCATGAAAGAATATATGGGAAAACGAGTAATGCCAAGACTGAGTTTCAATAATCAAGCACAGTTACAACGTATGATGGACGAGCTACGTCTGCGTGCCTATGGCGAACCAACTATCCGAACCTATAGTGTGGAGGTAGCTCAATTGATGTATTTGCTCAAAGAATTTCCAATACAAAACTTGACTTCTGAGCGTCTAAGAGCTTACTTGTTGTACTGTTTTGAAGTGGAAGGTATTTCTGTCAATCAGATGCATAGTCGATTAAACGCACTAAAATTTTACTTTGAAAAAGTATTGGGTAGGGATAAGTTTTTTATGGAAATACCAAGGCCACAGAAGCCTTCTAGTTTGCCCAAGGTATTTAGTGAAAAAGATATTGAGCGACTATTTGAAGTGATAGATAATCAAAAACATCGATTGATGTTACAACTTTGCTATGGAATGGGGTTGCGAGTGAGTGAAGTTGTGAGATTGAAAATTGCAGATATTGATAGTGGTCGTATGTTGGTTTTCATCAATAATGGAAAAGGAAAGAAAGATCGATATGTACCTCTTCCGGAATCTATTTTGGACGATTTGCGAAGCTATTATAGGGAGTACAAGCCAAATATTTACTTATTTGAAGGTGCCAATAGAGGACAATATGCCATAAGAAGTGTGCAAGGGGTTTTTCATACGGCGAAAGAGAAAGCAAAAATTCGTAAAAAAGTCGGGATTCATGGATTACGCCATAGTTATGCGACACATCTGTTGGAATATGGAACGGACATGAGTTTTATCCAAAAATTATTAGGACACAATAATATAAAGACCACTGAAGTGTATGCGAAAGTTTCCAATACACATCTCGCAAAAGTAAAAAGCCCATTAGATCGTATGAAAAAAAGCTAA
- the proC gene encoding pyrroline-5-carboxylate reductase: MAQKIAIIGGGNLGASIAEGLLESGFIRAEDLIITRRNTKALNAFVEKGIQVVSDNKQALAFADFILFAVKPFQIKEILTDLLPYLDAAKHTIGSVITGIWVKDIVEVIGNNFTIFRIMPNTAIAIRQSMTCLCGHNASGDQLDYVTQMFDQLGKTVVIEEKLMDAATVLGACGTAYALRFIRANIQGGIEIGFSAAVASLIAEQTAKGAADLLLQKNTHPEQEIDKVTTPKGCTIAGLNEMEHQGFSSSVIQGIKVSYEKIVGDK, translated from the coding sequence ATGGCTCAAAAGATCGCAATTATTGGAGGTGGTAACCTTGGCGCTTCGATCGCAGAAGGTTTATTGGAAAGTGGATTTATTCGTGCAGAAGATCTAATCATTACGCGAAGAAATACGAAAGCATTAAATGCATTTGTAGAAAAAGGCATCCAAGTTGTTTCAGATAATAAGCAAGCGTTGGCATTTGCAGATTTTATATTGTTTGCAGTGAAACCCTTTCAGATAAAAGAAATTTTGACCGATTTATTGCCTTATTTGGATGCGGCAAAGCATACAATTGGAAGTGTAATTACTGGTATTTGGGTAAAAGATATTGTCGAAGTAATCGGTAATAATTTCACGATTTTTCGCATCATGCCGAATACTGCGATCGCTATTCGTCAGAGTATGACTTGCCTATGCGGACACAATGCTTCTGGAGATCAATTGGATTATGTTACACAAATGTTTGACCAATTAGGCAAAACTGTTGTAATTGAAGAAAAATTGATGGATGCTGCGACGGTTTTGGGTGCTTGTGGTACGGCGTATGCACTTCGTTTCATTCGTGCTAATATTCAAGGCGGTATTGAGATTGGATTTAGCGCGGCGGTCGCATCTCTGATCGCAGAACAAACTGCCAAAGGTGCTGCAGATTTGCTTTTGCAAAAAAATACCCATCCCGAACAAGAAATTGATAAAGTTACCACGCCAAAAGGCTGTACAATTGCAGGCTTAAATGAAATGGAACATCAAGGTTTTAGTTCGAGCGTAATTCAAGGAATAAAAGTTAGTTATGAAAAAATCGTAGGAGATAAATAG
- a CDS encoding DUF1440 domain-containing protein produces MKYGKEIAIGIASGLFASWIKSLVEPPLQELGEKIWKPTPEQKLLYGADVNGHPENMPPAVLVAETKSLVSKKPMTKSQRITSLKIVHYVFGAAIGVGYAIAAKKSKAVSSAEGIPAGIAVWTLTHGTTLPAMGMQGKVRQMPKAWHVWEFGSHIIFGGALEACRKILNHLPDCSAKKK; encoded by the coding sequence ATGAAATACGGAAAAGAAATTGCCATTGGTATAGCGAGTGGATTATTTGCCTCTTGGATCAAATCTTTGGTAGAACCACCTTTACAAGAATTAGGAGAAAAAATATGGAAGCCAACACCCGAACAAAAACTACTATACGGTGCTGATGTCAATGGACATCCTGAGAATATGCCACCAGCCGTACTAGTCGCAGAGACAAAATCGCTGGTTTCAAAAAAGCCTATGACAAAATCTCAACGAATTACATCGTTAAAAATCGTGCACTATGTATTTGGCGCTGCAATCGGAGTCGGCTATGCCATTGCCGCGAAAAAATCTAAAGCCGTGAGCTCAGCAGAAGGAATACCAGCAGGAATTGCGGTGTGGACATTAACGCATGGCACAACCTTGCCTGCGATGGGAATGCAAGGAAAAGTCCGCCAAATGCCTAAAGCTTGGCATGTGTGGGAATTTGGTTCACATATTATATTTGGTGGCGCATTAGAAGCTTGTAGGAAAATACTCAATCATTTACCCGATTGTTCGGCTAAGAAAAAATAG
- the rsfS gene encoding ribosome silencing factor: MATTTTAKKVSDTTKVSKSTKLAKNSKLYKTIISAIDDKKGEEILSLDLRKIEVASADFFIVCEASTGVQLKAICDNIEKEVWEECGEHPYKIEGLNNMEWIIVDYVNIVVHIMLPDIRKYYRLEEMWSDGESV; the protein is encoded by the coding sequence TTGGCAACAACTACAACAGCAAAAAAAGTTTCGGATACGACTAAAGTAAGCAAGTCCACTAAGCTTGCAAAAAACTCCAAACTCTATAAAACGATAATAAGCGCAATCGATGATAAAAAAGGGGAAGAGATACTATCTTTAGATTTAAGAAAGATAGAAGTGGCTTCTGCTGATTTTTTTATCGTGTGTGAAGCATCTACAGGTGTGCAACTTAAAGCCATCTGTGATAATATTGAAAAGGAGGTCTGGGAGGAATGTGGAGAGCATCCGTACAAGATAGAAGGTCTGAATAATATGGAATGGATTATTGTCGATTACGTAAATATAGTCGTTCATATAATGCTACCAGATATTAGGAAGTATTACAGGCTAGAGGAAATGTGGAGCGATGGGGAGTCTGTTTAA
- a CDS encoding DUF2461 domain-containing protein yields MKKSSLHFLSSLEKNNHKEWFDANKTDYQDAKEDLILTVSDILRQFQQKDTTLAQVEAQKTLFRINRDVRFSKNKAPYKTNLGASINASGRTGNLAGYYLHIQPGGNSFCGGGLWNPEPEALAKVRQEIDYNLEEFEAIVENKDFKKQFGGLERAEEFLLKREPKGYTKDNPAIEFLKFKCFIGSHHLTDKMVQSEALVSEILQSFEAIFPLIQFLNRAILD; encoded by the coding sequence ATGAAAAAGTCTTCCTTACACTTTTTAAGTTCCTTGGAAAAAAATAATCATAAAGAATGGTTTGATGCAAATAAGACGGATTACCAAGATGCAAAAGAAGATTTAATATTAACTGTTTCTGATATTTTGCGTCAATTTCAACAAAAAGATACTACATTGGCACAAGTGGAGGCCCAAAAAACGCTTTTTCGGATCAATCGAGATGTTCGTTTTAGCAAAAATAAAGCGCCTTATAAGACCAATCTTGGAGCAAGTATTAATGCTTCTGGACGTACGGGAAATTTGGCGGGTTATTATCTACATATTCAACCAGGTGGCAATAGTTTTTGTGGTGGTGGATTGTGGAATCCCGAACCCGAAGCGTTAGCCAAAGTGCGCCAAGAGATTGATTATAATTTGGAAGAATTTGAAGCGATCGTTGAAAATAAAGATTTTAAGAAACAATTTGGTGGCTTGGAAAGAGCAGAGGAATTTCTATTAAAACGAGAGCCTAAAGGATATACGAAAGACAATCCTGCTATTGAATTTTTAAAATTCAAATGTTTTATTGGGAGTCATCATTTGACGGATAAAATGGTACAATCAGAGGCGTTGGTTTCCGAAATTTTGCAATCATTTGAGGCAATATTTCCACTGATTCAGTTTTTAAATAGAGCAATTTTGGACTAA
- a CDS encoding nuclear transport factor 2 family protein → MEQKFPLPPYTLETALQKIQFAEDAWNSQDPEKISKAYTIDSEWRNRDQFVNGREAIVKFLSEKWKKELHYKLKKEYWAHTDNRIAVRFEYEFMDLDGNWFRAYGNENWEFDENGLMAKRYASINNLAITEEERKFK, encoded by the coding sequence ATGGAACAGAAATTTCCGCTACCTCCATACACATTGGAGACCGCACTACAGAAGATACAATTTGCAGAAGATGCTTGGAATTCACAAGATCCTGAGAAGATTTCTAAAGCTTACACTATTGATAGTGAATGGAGAAATAGAGATCAATTTGTAAATGGACGAGAAGCAATTGTAAAATTTCTTTCAGAAAAATGGAAGAAAGAATTGCACTATAAATTGAAAAAAGAATACTGGGCACATACGGACAATCGCATAGCCGTGAGATTCGAATATGAGTTTATGGATTTAGATGGTAACTGGTTTCGGGCATATGGTAATGAAAATTGGGAATTTGATGAGAATGGTTTGATGGCAAAAAGATATGCAAGTATCAATAATTTAGCGATTACAGAAGAGGAACGAAAGTTTAAATAA
- a CDS encoding Crp/Fnr family transcriptional regulator, producing MHDLKKYINNISPLSEVTWQQFQNIFKERRLSNLDFFVREGEIATKIGILQEGLVRGFYRNEDGIEYNKTFFTAPSFIGAYASLITKKENLINQQALSDCNIYEAKYHDFEQLCSKNIELERLAKKIAQLHFVQKEKREIELVMLDAEKRYDILKSEFPNIENQVQQYHIASYLGITPTQLSRIRKKIKSLHM from the coding sequence ATGCATGATTTAAAAAAATATATTAATAATATTTCGCCTCTATCCGAAGTAACATGGCAACAATTTCAAAATATTTTTAAAGAAAGAAGACTATCCAATTTGGATTTTTTTGTTCGAGAGGGAGAAATCGCAACCAAAATTGGAATATTGCAAGAAGGTTTGGTTCGCGGATTTTATAGAAACGAAGACGGAATTGAGTATAATAAAACGTTTTTTACTGCACCATCTTTTATTGGAGCATACGCTTCGCTGATTACGAAAAAGGAAAATTTAATAAATCAACAGGCCCTAAGCGATTGCAATATATATGAAGCAAAATATCACGATTTCGAACAATTATGTAGTAAGAATATCGAATTAGAAAGACTCGCAAAGAAAATTGCACAATTGCATTTTGTTCAAAAAGAAAAACGAGAAATCGAATTGGTGATGCTGGATGCAGAAAAAAGATATGATATCCTTAAATCGGAATTTCCTAATATTGAAAACCAAGTACAACAATATCACATTGCATCATACTTGGGCATCACGCCGACACAACTCAGTAGAATAAGGAAAAAAATCAAATCTTTACATATGTAA
- a CDS encoding TetR/AcrR family transcriptional regulator, translating to MSSPKNRILETASDLFANQGYNSTGINQIIAEASVAKASFYQHFKSKEDLCVAFLDARHTYWFNELQNFTKGKEDTESKVISSFDFLIYMNQKENFRGCSFLNILSEIPNDNVKILRPIQQHKKDLRVFFNSIIEDEIVSDHIYLLFESCIIESKMFKSNELIEKSKIIINNLIH from the coding sequence ATGTCATCACCAAAAAATAGGATTCTAGAGACAGCATCAGACCTCTTTGCTAATCAAGGCTACAACTCCACGGGAATTAATCAGATAATTGCTGAGGCAAGTGTCGCAAAAGCTAGTTTTTATCAGCATTTTAAGTCCAAAGAAGACCTTTGTGTTGCTTTCCTAGATGCAAGACACACTTATTGGTTCAATGAACTTCAAAATTTCACAAAAGGCAAAGAAGACACTGAATCCAAAGTGATTTCATCTTTTGATTTTTTAATTTATATGAATCAAAAGGAGAATTTTCGAGGCTGTAGTTTTTTAAATATTTTATCTGAAATCCCCAATGATAATGTGAAAATTTTAAGGCCTATTCAGCAGCATAAAAAAGACCTCCGCGTATTTTTCAATTCAATTATAGAAGATGAAATTGTATCAGATCACATTTATCTCCTTTTCGAGAGCTGCATTATAGAAAGTAAAATGTTTAAATCCAACGAACTAATAGAAAAATCCAAAATAATTATAAACAACCTAATACATTAA
- a CDS encoding aldose 1-epimerase: MPYSVVVNGEGENLRVDLLGNEGVAAEVFAFGAILNKFSIVKDEKEINVIDAYSNTEDAKNNITNGFHGAKLSPFVCRLANSAFSFEGKEYQIDKFKDGASALHGLMFDEVFELEDKISSDDFAIAVFSKKYDTDVNGFPFPFTLKVKYKLEGKSLTIDTFFKNEGDSDIPFNDGWHPYFQLGDSVDTLEGRFKSKELAVFDDTLLPTGEFVPYSEFADFRTFEGVELDNSFTLIENDEPAIELRDKQVGIELKVFPDKGYPILQLYIPPSRKSLAVENLTSIPNSFNHGIGLLIAKPGKEYQLSTKYTLELI, encoded by the coding sequence ATGCCGTATTCAGTTGTTGTCAATGGAGAGGGAGAAAATTTAAGAGTGGATTTATTGGGAAATGAAGGTGTTGCTGCAGAGGTATTTGCCTTTGGCGCTATTTTGAATAAGTTTTCCATTGTTAAAGACGAAAAAGAAATCAATGTTATTGATGCATATTCCAATACGGAAGATGCGAAAAATAATATTACCAATGGTTTTCATGGAGCAAAATTGAGCCCATTTGTATGTAGATTGGCAAATAGTGCTTTTTCGTTTGAAGGTAAAGAATATCAAATAGACAAATTTAAAGATGGCGCATCCGCCTTGCATGGTTTGATGTTTGATGAGGTGTTCGAATTGGAAGATAAAATCTCTTCGGATGATTTTGCCATTGCCGTTTTTTCCAAAAAATATGATACAGATGTGAATGGATTTCCATTTCCATTTACCTTAAAAGTAAAGTATAAATTGGAAGGAAAATCCTTAACGATTGATACTTTTTTCAAAAATGAGGGCGACTCGGATATTCCATTTAATGATGGGTGGCATCCGTATTTTCAATTAGGAGATTCTGTCGATACTTTGGAAGGACGTTTTAAAAGTAAAGAATTGGCCGTTTTCGATGATACGCTTTTGCCAACGGGCGAATTTGTGCCTTATAGCGAGTTTGCTGATTTTCGCACATTTGAAGGTGTAGAATTGGATAATAGTTTTACTTTAATCGAAAATGACGAGCCTGCAATCGAGCTACGTGATAAACAAGTAGGCATCGAATTAAAGGTTTTCCCAGATAAAGGTTATCCAATTTTGCAATTGTACATACCGCCAAGTCGCAAAAGTTTGGCTGTTGAAAACTTAACCAGCATTCCTAATTCTTTTAATCATGGTATTGGTTTATTGATCGCCAAACCAGGAAAAGAATACCAGTTGTCGACAAAATATACATTAGAATTGATATAG